The Lolium rigidum isolate FL_2022 chromosome 1, APGP_CSIRO_Lrig_0.1, whole genome shotgun sequence region TGTCACACGGGTCCGACTTCCGACGAGCGCCATCGCCTCCACAGTGCACCAAATCCATCCTTTCCCCTTCCTTTACAATCTCGGCATGTTCTTCTTGCTCAAATCGTCGAGATACCCTCGTAACTCTGCCCAGATTCGTCGCCATCGTCGCTTTAAATTTCGTGCAGGAATGCATCTACAGGAATCCGCAGCTGTCACGTTTTTCAGATTTCAGTGTCTAATTCAGTTAACTGCGCTGCACCTGTACGGACTCTGGTTTTGTTCCTTTCATTGCACAGCACAtcacgagttcaaatcctggccggCGCACTAAACCACCTTTTTGGAAAATTCCTTTATCCTTTACTATTGTAGTGTTTTACTTACAAcacctttttattttgatttaaaaACCAACTTTATGAATTCCAAATCTGACATATGATATATCCAAATTGATCAGCTTTTCATGCTCTATCCAACTACGAACTTAGTTTTGGGTTTTGATTaactaaaatttgaacaaaattaaaATCTGAATTAATTTGAGTAATATGGCATAATTCATAACTTCAATTCTACAATTCCAAATGCTACAAACTTTATGTCTATTCTCACCAGAAAAGTGAGAGGATTTCAAATCTTGCATtctcatgcatcattggcatcatctctgAATTATCCAAAATAAAACTTGCAAAGTGAGAGGGTTTCTggtccgttagggtttttttgctttcaattgttatccatctagcaatctgttatatgatcatgacatgatgaatgaaatacaattgctttcttaatttcgcagtgacattgaggtatggaggacggcaccttcgtccgagatgaggagggggaagaagcggtgcagcgattgatctatgagagtgcccgtggtccggaacccgacgatggagatgacaacgagtaccccgactttccgaatgattttggcgagggacttgagtctgaacaagttagaaaagacaatgaagtgtccatcacaaactccggcgaggtgtatatctatgtatcaattagtccgtgttcatccctagatgcattcatttatttgtattgcacttataaacgaataattttttcttttagccttccggatcatcgagcaagtccgttagaacaaaacgaggcccgacgcgggtgctaaagtgcgagggcaggttagccctcacggcattcaaggctaatggtgaaccagtggagcccaaggagttttgccgcaaatttacaagtcaatccggagttattgttagggaccatgtaccgatcagcattcaagagtggcataagccgaagaacccggagagtggtgctagttatgtcaacgacgcgatgaaaaaatttctttgggacacgctcatgacaaagttcagcctaccggaagacatgacggaaggccggaagaataaagtcaaggaatggacatggaagaagatggccatacaattccggaccttcaagaaaaatttatgggacaaatataagaatgaagatccgagtattcgatgataataccgaaaatctagtgaagataaaagatcaccgggccgcatttaaggagtataagcaatcgtctacttttgtgtcccgatcgaagaaaaataccgaaaatgctgcaaagaagaaacttccgcatcatttggggtcgggtggctacaagagtgccattccgaagtggacagcgtttgagaataaaccgatggatcatggaatcactccacggacatgggaccggcccgaacggtccaagttatggttgttcgctcatggggcagggttggacccaaagacgagggttgatcattgcgaagggaaaatggaaggaaaaaattgaggcaattgtaccgaagcttgtagatgcaattgacaaggtcgaaagggagagtacattcccgatcgagagaatgacgagccgacactcgctccggggaaccccgaacatgttggacgggtacgagctcgcccgagtctcaccatgaaggaagcgtggccggacagcgccgacacttatagaagccgttcgcgaaagaagaagaaggacgccgacattgtaacggagttgttatctagggtggaggctcttgagagaaatcagagggcaccccGATCAGCCgtctgtttctacaggatccacaagccgatgctgccccatctcggcCGAAGAAGcaggtgtcggttcctcgcatcttgacggatgtggaggaagctaccccgtggattatgtcacggagaagacagattgcgagctacatatgttaatcgggaccgcgtccgttaaggtggcggttggctatgtgtacccaagtgaagatggagcaatgcaccatcatatgcccattccacctggttgtgttcgtgtcggggtggatgaagttgtttcgggttttgaaaaagtggagcttgatattcctagaggtgaagatgagaggacactggccgatgtcaagcacggtttcgccctatggccgaagaagtacgtcatccttttgcaaaggccaccgactcctacacatgagcagcaaatgccatcgactcctcccggtggcagtcccggtgagcagccaagtccacacctacccgagagggaccccggcgtgagtccaccatctcgagatcctccgcgtaagacagcgtccgttaagcggaacggtacgccgcctaggaagaaagctagaaaggagaaacaactgccgcctaccgagaagttaccttgggaaaaaactccggaggaaaacgcggaggccgttcagtgccgaggtgaagaaatttttgcaccgaaagtgccggagatacctttcgagaagacactagatcgggagaaagttgtgcgtaccgttgacaatctatatgaccctgtaccatcgccgccatctgactatgtgcgttctattgaaaggtcgtatgacaagatgatggaggcgacaaaacccgttcaatcgggtatcagggagataaaagggatacaccaagtctaccagctcggacaacaacccgttcaatcggtcgaccctctcaaggtgtttgacgggaagaccgttcaaagttctcgacaagacggaactgattacgccttagctgaacgagcatatcagtttgttcaagggaaagatttggtcgagaatgtcggaaggtaccaacaagtatgcgtaacttgcattcgtggtaccttaaggcctcaaaggaagggatcgagactatcatggtgcgagttagggaagagcactacttccaggagtactgtgtgaacgttgacttcgccgaactctttcagctatacaatctccgggccctcgacaaatcaatcatcagttgctattgtctgtaagtgatttatttatttaatttgagaagtcgttcattgtctcgcagattataatcttttgtgcgctatattatgcagatcgaagatgctcgaatgcaaaagggacgatatcacggacattgggttcattgacccgaacacaatgcatgtcaaaaccatagacaatcccctctataacaaggatacaccgcagactttgctaaggtttttgaagcgacaacgtgacaaaaagctaatactttggccttacaacttcgagtgagtcttactcgtcttataacacattatattttgctcaccgtatatcaaaattttaactaatgactacatattgaaacgtgcgtaggtttcactttattcttctcgtcatcaatttggaaattggagaagttgaagtcttggactcactaagcaaagaaaaggatctatacgtgtcttgttttttaatgctcgaaggtaattttaattcttatcggtttgtttcgttaatttcctgctttgaactaattgatgactcttttatgcattttcttttgtcgagcagcgtatggcaaactttcatcaaggaagatacgtcccgtgaatggccaccgaagctgcgatggcgtgcgaaagtaagtagtactacctaggtccacacacctttcaattatcatacttgactattgtttgattgaattatattcttgtaaagaaatgcccgcaacaacctccggggaccgatctctgtggattcttcgtttgcgagtacatccgcagaattgtcaacgagagaacgaataatgaaagaaataaagaggtacaaaaacaatcttcacaaatttgttttgttatcataagttgtgctgagtttcagtaatagttgtttcatgtattcatttgtatcttattcttttatagttggcaagaaagcggaacaagctctcaatcgatgaccgcttcatagcaataggcgaggaattggcgggatttttccttcgggacgtcataccacaactcgcagagcaccactatgaatgaagatgtacatgttacatatatagttgactcgaagagtaccactatgctacatgtaatagacatatatagagtacgcctcggagagcaccactatgcatgaagatcgatcttcatgcatagctacttaatttgcgatcttatgcaataacatgtgtgttatattatatgcaccaacttgctatgcatcatcttgatcttcatgtactacctaaacccaaacgcgtttccggtgcatcgacgcgatatgaaacaaaccgatatccctaaaccactccaaaaccctaaaaagccaattctccgccgcggcgagatttgggcaaattccctgccgcggggggaacctttggtaccggttcgtattaccaaccggtaccaaagatccttagccccgAGCTCTccgggtggcccacgtggaggcccgttttataccggttcgtaagcaaccggtacgaaaggggggggggggctttagtgccgaataatttgtaccggttgcaaaaccggtacgaatgcccctctggaaccggtacgcatgagagattttctactagtgagactTCCAAAAGTCAAATCACCATTCTCGAAAAAAGTAAAATAGCTCAATTTTTTTTCAAGAAGTCTTCCCTATAGAAAAATCATTTTATCTCACGTTAGTTGACTTAATGTCGTACCACACCCTGATTCAATCGTGCCACCCTTCTTCATCTCATGAAACACCACATTGATATGGTTAAGAGACTAGGCAAAGTGAACCCAAAAAGGTAGGAACGTGTAACTATAACCTCAAAGTTTGTGGACCAAAAAGAATGTGTAGACTTAAACAATCAAAGGAATTCTATTATATTTCCACCTCAAGAAATAAACATGCATATCTTTCTACTAAAGGAGAACAAAAAAAAGTGTACATTTGTAATGATATAAAATACATAAGCTAGGATTTTTAAATCAACCCAAACCACTAAAAACATTGATCCAATTGATAGGAATATACTACGGAGTAGTACAAACCTTACATAATACAATACTCTCACACTAACTACAATCTTAATTACACTATTAATCATTTCCTTTCCACGAAATGAACAATCCACTATCGGCTCAATGTTTTAAATTAATGTTTGTTCTTCTCTTATTAACTTCCTGAATTGCAGATGTCAGCATATATTTTGTGTGATGTATAGGCCTAGACATACATTGAAGGAGAGAACTTCCTCAACCACAAGCACCTTACATACTCGTCTTTGAGCATGGACGAAGCTAGACTAATTCAaaggtatttttttttttgcatgggacTAATTCAAAGGTATGCATTGCATACCTAATTTTTTTGGAAAACCTTTTCGCTACATATGACCATGTATGCAAATATACCATGTATGGTAGCCTTTCTACGTGCATAACTTGTGAAAAATCACAAGAAGCAGACCCGTGCATGCTTTTCCCCGCTTGGGCCAGCATGTTGCTTTAGAGCTTGGGCCACCAACCAGCCATGTACTATCTCCGTTAAAAACAAGTGATATTTTTGATTCACATGTTTTTATACATTAAAACGCACCTACAAATCTAGATAAAATTGTGACATTTattttgaaatggagggagtagcttTAAATTTTACTGATGTGCACATGACAAGGTAGGAATTATGAGTTGGCGATAGCAGGACAAAAAAAAAGCTCATAGCCCTCATGCTCCTGCCCTGCGTCATCCCTTCTTAATTCTTGTCAATTTCATACCATTAAAAGAAAAGGTGTCAGATTTCCCATAATAGTGAACTGAGAGCCCATGAAATGATAGATGCCATTTTTAGCATCCAAAAGGGAGATGTAGAGGTGGATTGCAATTTCCTCCATATTTGTGTAATGTGACTAATTTATTGGAGACTCTGTCGCTGCTATGAACAATATGTGATTTTGTTGGTTCAAAAATAGTTTTGAACTACACATATCCAATTGGGAAATCTTGGCTCCACCACTGCCTTTGAGGACACTAATAAGAGACATAGCACCTTCATGCCTCACAACATTAGTGGTGGTATTCCACATATGGATTTGGTGGAACCCCTAGCATCGCTCAATCTCATCAAATCCTAAATTAATCCAATCTCCAATCCATTAGAGAGGGGTAGCATATTGGATATTAAGAAAAATACACCAAGTCTTAAGTAACTCTAAAGAAATGTTGGATGAAAGCGGACCAACACGTTAGAACCAGACATAATTAAGTGGGAATTTAAGATTTGATCCGAAAAATCCACACAAATTTGAAAATGCACTGATATCAAACATAGACTCAGTGGGgccaacttgagcatgttcctacCTTCGAAGTACTCCTTTCTTAATAATTTTAGGTTTTTTTATagcaagtacaataaatcctACTCAGCtatctataaggattaaaataatatatattTGTCTAGTTGAAGGAGAGAAGGGGATAAAGAAAACAAGTGGACTCTCATGCAATAACAAATGCTCGTAGACATTTTGTGAGAGTAAAAGGTGGATCATGTATTTGATAAATTAGTGCATTCTTATAGCTAACCATTGTATAGGGTGGCTAGAGTTGTATAGCCAGCAATGTCCTATACCTCTAAACGTGCTTTTAAGCATCCAAAAAAAGACTCCTATCGCATTATTTAACGTTTGTTGGACAAAACATGTCACGCTAGCAGAGAGTGCCCCAGGCCCAGGCTCCAGGAAGCTTAGCAATACGAGAGCGGGCCATTCCTTACGATGGACAGATGGTAAGCCCCATTCTTTCTCAAAAGCCCATTCGTCATGAGCAACCAAAGGCCCAAATAACTTGGCGACGAAGGCAGTCGGCCGGCCCCCTAACCCAACCCAACTACCAACAGCCAACGACTTCCACCAGCCGTCGCAGTACGCCACTTCCCTCCGCCCACCACCGCAGAGatcgccggcgacggcgacgagatGGCGGCGACCGCCCTGGCGGCGTCTGCGGCGGCGAGCCAGTCCCTGAGGAACCGCGAGATCCTCGACGCCGTCGGAACCACCGCGGCGGCTCTCTCGCTCGTCGGCTCCTCCTTCATCGTGCTCTgctacctcctcttccgcgagcTCCGCAAGTTCTCCTTCAAGCTCGTCTACTTCCTCGCCCTCGCGGTGAGACCCTCGCTCGGATCTGAGAGCTTTAGTTTCCGTTTCCCGGGGCTGCTTGAGATGCTGATTTCGTGATCTGGCGTGGGTGCCGTTCGGAATTTGGGGCTCGCGCTTGCGGCGCGAGCTGCGAGCAGTCAGCAGTGGTTTGATCTGCAATTACCTAGTTCTGATGCCTCGTGTCGATAGTTTAGCACACAGTATTTTACATTTCGTACGTTCGAGTTGAAGTAGACGGGGATCATGACCCATGATGCTTATTTCTGCCATTTCGGACCATGAGAGATCCATATTCCCTGACAGTTTCGTAGCTGTGTCACGAAGCTGTACCTGTCTAGCACTATGCTTCGTTTTGATTATTATTAATCAACTTAACGTTTGTCTCATAAGATGATTGGGATCACATGACATGTGGCTATCGACACATGGGCCACTCCAGTTCAATGAAGCTACGTGGTAGGATATTTTACAAACATATATATACTTGAATGCGGAGAAAACTGGCATCCAATAGCTATTTCTTACCTTGTTCATTTGCAAGAAATCACATTGCCCCCTGTCCGTAATCATTTTGTTGAAACTTGCAACCAATAGGATGCTGTGCATCCACCTATTTTTTACTTCAGCAATTGAATGCGGAATTCTTCTTTAGAAAACTGAAATACATGTCCAGTCAAGGTGCTCCACTGATACTGGTGAAAGCATTTCTTCATTCTCGTCAGTGGTTTAGCTACTGTATGCTTCAGTTTTTCTGACAATGTTCACTTCAATTGCAGGATATGCTTTGCAGCTTATTCACTATAATGGGGTATGTTGCTGTCTGTATAATTTTATTATACTCTTTGCTGAACATAGTTGTTCCGTATCTCTCTGATTATATTCATCTTTGCTAATAACACTGATATAAAAAGCCACATGCAGATTTTATCTTGGATAGCCTTACCAGCCTAATAATTTCCTACAAATAACAATATGAGGAATATAAATGCATGTAGCATTTTTTCTGCTAGAACAAAACAGACTATTCTTTCTTCTCTTCCATATTTTACATCTGCTTTTTGCCATACACATTGATTGCTGAGTTAGTGATTTTATGGCAGATTAATTTAGTGCATCTGTTTTTTGGTGTTGTAGGGGGCCAGCGAATGCATTTTATTGCTTTGCGCATGACTACAGTGCGCACTTCTTCTGCGTGGCTTCTTTTCTATGGACGACCACTATAGCATTCACTCTTCACCGGAcagttgtcaagcacaaaactgATGTTGAGGATTTTGGATCCATTTTCCACTTGTATGTATGGGGTATGTGATTTCACCACTTCAGCACTTCCCTGTGTTTCTTAGAAATCATGTTCCCAAACTACTTGCAGCGACTTGTCCAACCAGGCAACCAGTTAAAAAGCATTCCTTGAAGAGATTACATTTTTGAGAACTTAACTATAACATAGCTGTACCATCTGTCTGTATTTAATTTGCTTCTGAAAACAAAACATTTCAGACCACATAGCTGTGCAGGGGCTGAGGTTCAACGATTCATTGATTTTTCACCAAAAAGGGGTACAGATTCTTATATACGTAGTATATCTGTCGTTGTGACTGAACGCCCACCAGATTCCTGGTTCATACATCTTTCACTCTATATGGTCGTTGGCACTGAGACCCTGCACTAGAAGAGATTTATGTTACTTCAGCAAGCAATTCAACATGCTCACTTGGCTTGATGATCTCTTATGCTTTATTTAAAACTAGACTGAAGTAGAGAATTAAGTAGGGGTGGTATCATGACATCGTCTGGTATTTTACAGCTACTGTTTCTGCCCCTAATTTCCACTAATTAAATGTATCTTAGGAGAAATTCAAATCCATCCGGACCTTGCTCGACAGTCCTTTGTATGATGCTGATCTCAGTCCCGACGGATGGTCCGATTTCTTAACGAGAAAGAAAGCAGTCCCTCCACCAATAGAGACAATTATTAAGGGGTTAGTCAACATGAGCTCTCTTTCTTGTCGTGAAAGTTGCACATCCACCTAGAGTAAGGGACCGGCGTCATACTAAGGAGTAAGGACTATGTCAAGCAAGGTCCAAAAGGATGTGAATTCCACACGCAAACGATGCATTCAGTTTAATGGGATTATGGTCACAACTGATTGTTGTATAACCGAGACAATTGTATGATATAACTCCTACTTCAGCTTGGTCTAAAATAAATCATAAGGAAAGTATCAAGTATCAACAGACACCAACGAGGAAGAAGGATAAAAGCAACTGAGCATGTTGATTTTGATTGCTGGAGTACCATAATCTTTTCCGGTCCGGTGTTTCAGTAACAACGGCCAAAGATAATGAAAAGAGGGATGAACCAGGAAGCGGGAGAGCCTTCAGTTACAACCATATGTGTACCATTTTTTTTGGGGAAAAAACCATGGGTATGCAACATATACCCATGAGTCATTCTAGCACTGCCCTGTAGCCGTTTTTCATGCATCATTCTTTGTCAGTCTTAATATTTATTTGGTTGCTATATCTCATTGCAACATTTATGTATAGCGCACATATCTACCCCCTTTTTTGTGCTGCTTTCAACCTTGCATGTCCTGTATGTCATTACCAGTTTCTGTTCTTTGTCCATTCAGATCCTGATGCCTGTGTCTGGTATTGCATCTTCTGATATCATATAGTTGGAACCAACCATGTTCAGTAACTTCAAAAAACTCGACCCATGGTCACTAGTACCTAGGGTGTTTTTCTAAGAAGCGAGACAACCTGCAGGGTCTGCGCTTGGAACATGGGAGTGTCATTTTCTAAGAAGCGAGACACCCTGCAGAGGCTGCGCTTGGTACATGGGAGTGGCAGCTCACATATCTGCTCTGTCTGAATTTACTCTGTAGATGTTTCGTTGGGATGATCACTGTGCTCAAattcagaaatctgtttctctttATTATATTTTCGTCCTAATTCATATTATATGTATATGGTTTGCTTTAGACATAGATGATTAGTACATTGCAGATATCCCTTTTAATAGTAGACCATTCCAATAATGTTTTTTTTTATCAGGGATGGTCCTAGTTCAGTTGGCAAGGTTTgtaatattttttttgtttcaacaGGAACTTCACTAGCTACCACTGTATTACGTTCAATAGGAAGTGATTATGGAAGGCCGGGGACCTGGTGTTGGATCCAGCAGGGAAGCATGGGAAAGGtacatttttctcttttattATGACCTTGTCTGATGGTTATAGAAATTCATGTTGCTTAAACTACGATACATTTGATCATAGTTTGCTTATTAGTGATTCCAAGACCAGCCCAAACAGCTATACTTATCTTTCTGAATTTTACTGTTTCCATTTAGCATTCGAACTTCATCAATCATCAGTAGTTGTTATCAAACAGTTCAAACTGCGGCGCACTAATAATCACCATTTATATGTAGTGCTGACATATCTTGCTTGGACTACCTTCAGATTTTCAATGACATTGCAATGTATTGACAATTCATTTGTAGTATTCACTATTCAGTCCCTGGGATGTAAAAATATTGTCACCGTGTCAGCTTCTTAGCAATTCCTTAACTATAATGCCCTTTCCTTACAGATCTTACACTTGATTACCTTCTACCTTCCACTTTGGGGTGCCATTCTCTACAATGGGTTTACATACTATCAAGTAAACCGCATGTTGAACAATGCGACTAGGGTATGCACACAGCACACATTCTGTTAACTGTTTTCTCTTGTATATTGGCTATTGAGGCTAGGGTGACTGAGGCTTGTATTGTACTATTGTAGCACTTGCTAGGTTCTGGTCTCTCTGCCTGCATCTTCTGAAAGTTAATTTTAATTTGTAGATGGCTGTTGGCATTAGCGATCGATCAATTCAATCTGACACGAGGGCGGACAAAAAGGTATATACATTATGTATAGACTGATAAATATAATTTGACTGAAAACAGACTGTTCAACATTGTTAGTTCATAAGCTCTTCCTATGTTTTTCTACCTCTTCGCTATAACTGATAAAAATTTACAGCCACTCTTATTGTTAGGAACATGTCATTATGTGTTATCCACTTATTTATCATGCTACTTCTGTGTCCTTGATCAGCCTCTTACTATTATTCGGTT contains the following coding sequences:
- the LOC124671179 gene encoding G-protein coupled receptor 1-like, with protein sequence MAATALAASAAASQSLRNREILDAVGTTAAALSLVGSSFIVLCYLLFRELRKFSFKLVYFLALADMLCSLFTIMGGPANAFYCFAHDYSAHFFCVASFLWTTTIAFTLHRTVVKHKTDVEDFGSIFHLYVWGTSLATTVLRSIGSDYGRPGTWCWIQQGSMGKILHLITFYLPLWGAILYNGFTYYQVNRMLNNATRMAVGISDRSIQSDTRADKKAFNRWGYYPLILIGSWSFATINRLYDFANPGHKIFWLSILDIGFAGLMGLFNSIAYGLNSSVRRAIAERMDVFLPERIKRSLPTLSRLRSQQENELTSLIVESNNRHSNVGST